ACCTGGAGTACAGTTTGATTAAAATTCATCCCCAGACCGGTTATGACATCTTAAAGGAGATCGAATTTCCCTGGCCCATTGCCCGGATGGTCCTGGAACATCATGAAAGGATGAATGGTTCCGGCTATCCGCAAGGACTTAAAGGGGAAGAAATTCTTTTGGAGTCCCGAATCCTGGCTGTTGCCGATGTGGTTGAGGCTATCGCTACCCATCGGCCGTATCGGCCGGGGTTTGGGATTGAAAAAGCCTTGGAGGAAATAGTGAAGAACAAAGGGGTGTTGTATGACCAGGAAGTTGTGGATGCCTGCTTGCGGCTCTTTACAGAGAAAGGGTTTACGCTGAATTAAAAGTTCGAAATTTTTTTTAATTTTATTTTA
This Deltaproteobacteria bacterium DNA region includes the following protein-coding sequences:
- a CDS encoding HD domain-containing protein, yielding LEYSLIKIHPQTGYDILKEIEFPWPIARMVLEHHERMNGSGYPQGLKGEEILLESRILAVADVVEAIATHRPYRPGFGIEKALEEIVKNKGVLYDQEVVDACLRLFTEKGFTLN